Proteins found in one Schistocerca serialis cubense isolate TAMUIC-IGC-003099 chromosome 5, iqSchSeri2.2, whole genome shotgun sequence genomic segment:
- the LOC126481003 gene encoding probable glutamine--tRNA ligase produces the protein MIDQNKLIETFVSLGLSEQKAKETIKNETITQNLKQAVDEAEKLGGVPDESKLLLYQLASKIKKQTAHHIPMIVNYIYSRKIDSNERLDAALEYLLSHLKDELNLSSFEEACGVGVVVTPEEIENSVEEIIAAHKNELLEKRYQFNLGIIMQEVRKRLKWADGKALRNEVDIQILDLLGPKTEADLLSHNKSDKKVKSAKKGSNLVKTKEIEKTADAKNEIESASIGDIMKKLNFHKPGENYKTEGYVITPNTFNILKDHLKVTGGQVRTRFPPEPNGILHIGHAKAININFGYAAAHEGVCFLRYDDTNPEKEEEKFFVGIREMVNWLGYKPFQITHSSDYFDQLYKWAIELIKKDLAYVCHQSSDEIKGINAPLSPWRNRPVEESLKLFEDMRKGKIDEGKATLRMKVTLEEGKQDPVAYRIKFLPHHRTGDKWCIYPTYDYTHCLCDSIENITHSLCTKEFQNRRSSYYWLCNALDIYCPVQWEYGRLNLNYTVVSKRKIAKLIEEGIVNDWDDPRLFTLTALRRRGFPPEAINNFCAQVGVTGATSVVDPQMLEACVRDSLNTTAPRAMVVLEPLKVKILNFPYSESTQVKVPNFPSEPDRGSHFVPFDKEVFIERSDYREEDEKGYRRLTNSQPVGLRHAGYVISVVRAIKNSVGNVTELEVQCQPSTEFKPKAFIHWVSHHIPVQVRLYDMLFKHKNPEDPNEVPGGFLSDCNKDSLKILNAYADVSVSKARVFDKFQFERLGFFSVDPDTKDGSLVFNRTVSLKEDANKS, from the coding sequence ATGATTGatcaaaataaattaattgaaaCTTTTGTATCTCTGGGGCTCAGTGAGCAGaaagcaaaggaaacaataaagaatgaaacaaTAACGCAAAACTTGAAACAAGCAgttgatgaagcagagaaattgggTGGTGTACCAGATGAAAGTAAATTGCTCCTCTACCAGCTAGCtagtaaaattaaaaaacaaactgCTCACCATATACCCATGATTGTGAATTACATTTACTCCAGAAAAATTGATTCGAATGAGAGACTTGATGCAGCACTAGAGTATTTACTGTCTCATCTCAAAGATGAATTAAACCTGTCTTCCTTTGAAGAAGCCTGTGGCGTCGGTGTGGTCGTAACTCCAGAAGAAATTGAAAATTCAGTCGAAGAAATCATTGCTGCTCATAAAAATGAATTATTAGAAAAGAGGTATCAGTTCAATTTAGGAATTATTATGCAAGAGGTGAGGAAACGCTTAAAATGGGCTGACGGAAAAGCACTTAGAAATGAAGTGGACATTCAGATTTTAGATTTATTAGGCCCTAAAACAGAAGCTGACTTGTTAAGCCACAATAAATCAGATAAGAAAGTTAAAAGCGCAAAAAAGGGAAGCAATTTGGTAAAGACGAAAGAAATTGAGAAGACTGCTGATGCAAAAAATGAAATTGAAAGTGCTTCTATAGGAGatattatgaaaaaattaaatttccacAAACCTGGAGAAAATTACAAAACAGAAGGCTATGTCATTACACCAAACACTTTCAACATTCTCAAAGATCATCTGAAGGTTACCGGTGGACAAGTGAGGACAAGGTTTCCACCAGAGCCTAATGGAATTTTACATATTGGTCACGCAAAAGCTATCAACATTAATTTTGGTTATGCTGCAGCTCACGAGGGTGTTTGCTTCTTGCGATATGACGACACAAATCcagaaaaggaagaggagaaatTCTTTGTGGGCATCAGAGAAATGGTGAACTGGCTAGGATACAAGCCATTTCAGATTACTCATTCGTCCGATTACTTTGATCAGTTATACAAGTGGGCAATAGAACTTATAAAAAAGGATTTAGCATATGTTTGTCACCAGAGTTCAGATGAGATCAAAGGCATTAACGCCCCACTTTCTCCGTGGAGAAATCGGCCAGTTGAAGAAAGTCTTAAACTGTTTGAGGATATGCGTAAAGGAAAAATAGATGAGGGCAAAGCGACACTTAGAATGAAAGTGACATTGGAAGAAGGGAAACAAGACCCAGTCGCATACAGAATTAAGTTTTTGCCTCACCATAGAACAGGAGACAAATGGTGCATATATCCGACATACGACTACACTCACTGTTTATGCGACTCTATCGAAAACATAACTCATTCTTTATGTACAAAAGAATTTCAGAATCGCCGTTCCTCGTATTACTGGCTTTGCAATGCGCTGGACATTTACTGCCCTGTGCAGTGGGAATACGGACGCTTGAATCTGAATTACACCGTAGTATCCAAACGTAAAATTGCAAAGCTAATTGAGGAGGGTATTGTAAACGATTGGGACGATCCACGTCTCTTTACTTTAACTGCACTGAGAAGACGAGGGTTCCCACCGGAAGCTATAAACAATTTTTGTGCTCAGGTAGGAGTTACAGGTGCGACATCTGTAGTCGATCCTCAGATGCTCGAGGCATGTGTCAGAGATTCTTTAAATACTACTGCTCCACGAGCTATGGTAGTCCTGGAACCGTTGAAAGTGAAGATCCTCAACTTTCCATATTCTGAGAGTACTCAAGTTAAAGTTCCCAATTTCCCCAGTGAACCAGACCGAGGAAGCCATTTTGTTCCATTTGATAAGGAAGTGTTTATTGAGAGAAGTGACTACAGAGAAGAGGACGAGAAAGGATACAGAAGACTGACAAATTCTCAACCGGTCGGCCTGCGACATGCCGGTTACGTTATTTCTGTGGTAAGGGCCATTAAAAATAGTGTCGGCAATGTAACTGAATTGGAAGTACAGTGTCAACCTTCGACAGAATTTAAACCGAAGGCGTTTATTCATTGGGTGTCGCATCATATTCCTGTGCAAGTTCGTTTGTATGACATGCTGTTTAAACATAAAAATCCAGAAGACCCCAATGAGGTGCCAGGAGGGTTCCTATCGGACTGTAACAAAGATTCGCTGAAGATACTGAATGCATATGCAGATGTTTCTGTGTCAAAAGCTAGAGTTTTTGACAAATTCCAGTTTGAGAGATTGGGTTTCTTTTCTGTTGACCCAGATACAAAAGATGGTTCTTTAGTTTTTAATAGGACTGTTAGTTTAAAGGAGGATGCTAATAAATCATAG